A window of the Paenibacillus woosongensis genome harbors these coding sequences:
- the rpoD gene encoding RNA polymerase sigma factor RpoD yields MTEDLKLHTESEYTDDLTLPPGIKIDDPVRMYLKEIGRVPLLSAEEEIELAKRIEQGDEEAKRRLAEANLRLVVSIARRYVGRGMVFLDLIQEGNMGLIKAVEKFDFKKGFKFSTYATWWIRQAITRAIADQARTIRIPVHMVETINKLIRVSRQLLQEIGREPTPEEIAKEMDLTPEKVREIMKIAQEPVSLETPIGEENDSNLGDFIEDQDALAPADAAAYELLKEQLEEVLDTLTEREENVLRLRFGMDDGRTRTLEEVGKEFGVTRERIRQIEAKALRKLRHPSRSKRLKDFME; encoded by the coding sequence GTGACAGAGGATTTGAAGCTTCATACTGAATCAGAATATACGGATGACCTGACGCTGCCGCCAGGTATAAAGATCGATGATCCTGTCCGCATGTATTTGAAGGAAATCGGCAGAGTCCCGCTCTTGTCAGCGGAAGAAGAAATCGAACTGGCGAAGCGAATAGAGCAGGGGGACGAAGAAGCCAAACGCAGACTGGCCGAAGCCAATCTGCGTCTCGTCGTTAGTATTGCCCGCCGATATGTCGGCAGGGGAATGGTGTTCCTCGACCTGATTCAGGAAGGGAACATGGGGCTTATTAAAGCCGTCGAAAAATTCGATTTCAAGAAAGGTTTCAAATTCAGTACCTATGCTACATGGTGGATTCGCCAGGCTATTACGAGAGCTATCGCCGATCAGGCCAGAACGATTCGGATTCCAGTTCATATGGTAGAGACCATTAATAAGCTGATCCGCGTTTCCCGCCAGCTTCTTCAAGAGATCGGGCGTGAGCCAACTCCGGAGGAAATCGCCAAGGAAATGGATCTTACTCCGGAAAAGGTTCGGGAAATCATGAAGATCGCCCAGGAGCCTGTTTCATTAGAGACGCCGATTGGGGAAGAAAATGATTCCAATCTGGGTGATTTTATTGAGGATCAGGATGCACTTGCACCGGCGGATGCTGCAGCGTACGAATTGCTGAAAGAGCAGCTGGAGGAAGTGCTGGATACGCTGACCGAACGTGAGGAGAATGTGCTTCGTCTTCGTTTCGGGATGGATGATGGACGGACGCGTACGCTTGAAGAGGTAGGCAAGGAGTTCGGCGTGACCCGGGAACGGATCAGACAAATCGAGGCCAAAGCGCTTCGTAAGCTGAGACATCCAAGCCGCAGCAAGCGTTTGAAAGATTTTATGGAATAA
- a CDS encoding voltage-gated chloride channel family protein, producing the protein MSAQESSPRNNERTKGSYLIGEIKNFAAFPGSFIKWILLGSIVGLLTGTASAFFLISLDAVTDWRYMHPWLLWLLPLGGALVSYAYMKWGIISAKGNNLILEQIQNGNERIPIRMAPLVLFGTLVTHLLGGSAGREGTAVQMGGSLADSLSRLVRLDPLDRRILLMCGISGGFGSVFGTPLAGTMFGLEVAVLGLISYRALVPCFAASFVGHLTTVNLWGVQHHTYQIGQIPALSGTVLLKVVAASILFGLTSLLFSKLTHYLKRTFSRAVPNPVLKTALGGGLIIVMVYAAGTRDYLGLGLPLIADSFGEGVSPFAFLGKLLFTSVTLGSGFQGGEVTPLFAIGASLGHSLSGWLHLHGPFLAALGFIAVFCGAANTPLACFMMGIELFGSEGALYMFIACLVSYVFSGHSGIYSSQQIGASKSSLLSILPDTRLDGSKTKR; encoded by the coding sequence ATGTCGGCTCAAGAATCATCGCCTCGAAATAATGAGCGAACAAAGGGCAGCTATCTTATCGGGGAAATAAAGAATTTTGCAGCTTTTCCTGGCTCATTTATAAAATGGATACTGCTTGGGAGTATTGTTGGACTGCTTACCGGTACGGCTTCCGCTTTTTTTCTGATCAGCCTTGATGCTGTTACGGATTGGCGGTATATGCATCCTTGGCTGCTATGGCTGCTTCCGCTCGGGGGGGCGTTAGTAAGCTATGCGTATATGAAATGGGGAATAATCAGCGCCAAGGGCAATAATCTCATTCTGGAGCAAATCCAGAACGGAAATGAACGCATCCCCATTCGAATGGCGCCGCTTGTCCTGTTTGGAACTTTGGTCACCCATTTGCTAGGCGGTTCAGCTGGCCGGGAAGGAACAGCTGTACAAATGGGGGGAAGCCTGGCCGATTCGTTAAGCAGGCTCGTTAGGCTGGATCCGCTGGACCGCCGGATCCTGTTAATGTGCGGGATAAGCGGAGGCTTCGGCTCTGTATTTGGCACGCCGCTGGCGGGAACGATGTTCGGACTAGAGGTGGCCGTGCTCGGGCTGATCAGCTATCGGGCGCTTGTCCCCTGTTTTGCCGCGAGTTTCGTTGGGCATTTGACGACGGTTAATCTATGGGGGGTTCAGCACCATACGTATCAAATCGGGCAAATTCCGGCTTTATCCGGCACAGTGCTGTTGAAGGTCGTAGCCGCATCCATCCTGTTTGGGTTGACGAGCCTGCTATTCAGTAAACTGACTCACTATTTAAAAAGAACCTTCAGCCGCGCAGTCCCTAATCCAGTGTTGAAGACTGCGCTAGGAGGCGGTCTCATCATCGTTATGGTCTATGCGGCAGGAACCCGGGATTATTTGGGGCTTGGCCTGCCGTTAATTGCCGATTCCTTTGGCGAGGGTGTTTCGCCGTTTGCTTTTCTGGGCAAGCTGCTGTTCACCTCGGTTACACTGGGCTCGGGATTTCAGGGAGGAGAGGTGACACCGCTTTTTGCGATTGGAGCCAGCCTGGGGCACAGTCTGTCCGGTTGGCTTCATCTCCATGGCCCGTTTCTCGCGGCTCTTGGTTTCATCGCGGTGTTCTGTGGGGCAGCCAATACGCCATTGGCCTGCTTCATGATGGGCATTGAGCTGTTCGGCTCGGAGGGGGCGCTATACATGTTCATTGCCTGCCTGGTCAGTTATGTATTTTCGGGTCATAGCGGTATTTACAGCTCCCAGCAAATCGGCGCCTCCAAAAGTTCGCTGCTGAGCATTCTGCCCGATACAAGACTGGATGGCAGTAAAACGAAGCGGTAG
- a CDS encoding futalosine hydrolase, protein MNYDNNSKKDNPPRPRRVLIMTAVEAERDAVLRGLNGAPGIEVRLAGVGPIAAAANTAATLASADGAKPYDLVISAGIGGGFIGIADIGSIVIATDIIAADLGAESPEGFLSLDELGFGSSRLKADEHLLSQWAQAVLKSGLAACTAPVLTLSTVTGLAATAEHLSHRIPGAAAEGMEGYGVALAAHHLNLPVMEIRAISNPVGPRQRELWKIGDALLALERACSLLPEVLEL, encoded by the coding sequence ATGAATTATGACAACAACTCCAAGAAAGACAATCCCCCTCGTCCTCGCCGCGTGCTCATCATGACTGCGGTCGAAGCAGAGCGGGATGCGGTGCTTCGCGGATTAAACGGTGCGCCCGGAATTGAGGTGCGGCTGGCAGGTGTCGGCCCGATCGCGGCTGCGGCCAATACAGCGGCAACGCTTGCTTCAGCAGACGGGGCGAAGCCCTATGATTTGGTGATCAGCGCTGGCATCGGCGGCGGATTTATCGGCATAGCAGACATCGGCTCCATCGTCATCGCCACCGATATTATCGCCGCCGACTTGGGCGCTGAATCGCCGGAGGGCTTCTTGAGCCTGGACGAGCTCGGCTTCGGCTCGTCGCGCCTCAAAGCCGATGAGCACTTGTTGAGCCAATGGGCGCAGGCGGTTCTGAAATCTGGGCTTGCCGCCTGCACAGCGCCTGTTCTGACCTTGTCCACCGTTACGGGATTGGCAGCGACGGCAGAGCATCTCAGCCATCGCATTCCGGGAGCTGCTGCGGAGGGAATGGAAGGATACGGCGTGGCCTTAGCAGCACACCATCTAAATCTGCCCGTAATGGAAATCAGGGCCATCTCCAATCCGGTCGGCCCGCGCCAGCGCGAGCTGTGGAAAATCGGCGATGCCCTATTAGCCTTGGAACGAGCTTGTTCCTTATTGCCGGAGGTACTGGAATTATGA
- a CDS encoding 1,4-dihydroxy-6-naphthoate synthase, with the protein MKIAYSPCPNDTFVFHAWAHGCIPGAPELDITYADIDVTNGLAASGKGPDVLKISYAALPWVLDEYALIPCGGALGRGCGPLVLTAGDKSAADSGSDTAAADPSMLSGRRVAVPSERSTAYLLFRLWAAQAVPGGVGEIVVMPFDQIMPAVRDGQVDAGLVIHEARFTYPAYGLMLMRDLGSWWEDDTGLPIPLGAIIARRSLDLAAIANWTRQSVQYAWAHPEASREYVMSHAQEMSPEVTDAHINLYVNRYTESLGEDGYAAVTALLSRAAREGLVPEIAPSLLR; encoded by the coding sequence ATGAAAATAGCTTATTCTCCCTGTCCGAACGATACTTTCGTGTTTCATGCCTGGGCGCATGGCTGCATTCCCGGAGCGCCCGAGCTGGACATTACCTATGCGGATATCGATGTAACCAACGGTCTTGCCGCCAGCGGCAAAGGCCCCGATGTATTGAAGATTTCTTATGCCGCCCTCCCCTGGGTGCTTGATGAATATGCGCTGATTCCCTGCGGAGGCGCACTCGGCCGCGGCTGTGGACCGCTAGTGCTGACCGCTGGAGACAAATCTGCCGCTGACTCGGGGTCTGATACGGCGGCGGCCGACCCTTCCATGCTGTCTGGGCGGCGCGTCGCCGTTCCGAGTGAACGTTCCACGGCTTACCTGCTCTTCCGGTTATGGGCCGCCCAGGCGGTTCCTGGCGGCGTAGGCGAAATCGTAGTCATGCCCTTCGACCAGATCATGCCTGCAGTCCGCGACGGCCAGGTCGACGCTGGACTCGTCATCCATGAAGCCCGCTTTACTTATCCTGCGTATGGGTTAATGCTAATGCGAGATCTCGGCAGCTGGTGGGAAGACGATACCGGCCTGCCGATCCCTTTAGGGGCCATTATCGCCCGCCGCTCTCTTGACCTGGCGGCCATTGCGAACTGGACGCGGCAATCGGTGCAATATGCCTGGGCTCACCCGGAAGCGTCGCGGGAATATGTCATGAGCCATGCGCAGGAAATGTCGCCGGAAGTGACCGACGCGCATATCAACCTGTACGTAAACCGTTATACGGAATCGCTAGGCGAGGACGGATACGCGGCTGTTACTGCGCTCCTTAGCCGTGCAGCACGCGAAGGGCTCGTACCCGAGATAGCCCCCAGCCTGCTCCGTTAG
- a CDS encoding radical SAM/SPASM domain-containing protein, translating to MKKFKKFYIETTSICNLACSFCPPTERKSQFIKVEDFAKVLDEVKPHTDYIYLHVKGEPLLHPKIDQLLDLSHEKGLKVNITTNGTLIRKAWPKIINKPALRQMNFSLHSFDGHEGSTDREGYIENILSFVREAVSTSDLIVSFRLWNLDKNNETNLQRSRNRATLEMIEKEFGLDYQIEERVVPGGGIKLADRVYLNQDHEFDWPDLRAEEDDGQGFCHALRNQAGILVDGTVIPCCLDGEGVINLGNVYQTPFSDIIEGERATRLYEGFSRRTAVEELCRKCGYRKRFGGRP from the coding sequence ATGAAAAAATTCAAAAAGTTCTATATTGAAACGACCAGCATCTGCAATTTGGCTTGCAGCTTCTGTCCGCCTACGGAACGGAAATCCCAGTTCATCAAAGTTGAGGACTTCGCAAAAGTACTGGACGAGGTAAAACCGCACACCGACTATATTTATTTGCATGTCAAAGGTGAGCCTCTGCTGCATCCGAAGATCGACCAGCTGCTTGATTTAAGCCATGAGAAGGGCCTCAAGGTGAATATTACGACGAACGGAACCTTGATTCGCAAAGCCTGGCCCAAAATCATCAACAAGCCTGCTTTGAGACAAATGAACTTCTCGCTGCACAGCTTTGATGGTCATGAGGGTTCGACGGACCGCGAAGGGTATATCGAAAATATATTGTCCTTCGTGCGGGAGGCGGTCAGTACCTCTGACTTGATTGTTTCGTTCCGCCTGTGGAATTTGGATAAGAACAACGAGACCAATTTACAGCGGAGCCGCAACCGGGCAACATTGGAAATGATCGAGAAAGAGTTCGGGCTCGACTATCAAATCGAGGAGAGAGTAGTACCAGGGGGCGGAATTAAGCTTGCCGACCGGGTGTATTTGAACCAGGACCACGAGTTTGACTGGCCGGATTTACGGGCGGAGGAGGACGACGGTCAGGGCTTCTGCCACGCGCTGCGGAATCAAGCGGGCATTCTCGTGGATGGCACGGTCATTCCATGCTGTTTGGATGGGGAAGGCGTAATAAATTTAGGCAACGTCTATCAGACGCCATTCTCAGACATTATTGAAGGAGAGCGGGCAACCCGGCTTTATGAAGGATTCTCGCGCAGAACCGCCGTGGAGGAGTTATGCCGCAAATGCGGCTACCGGAAGCGGTTTGGCGGCAGGCCGTAG
- a CDS encoding PCYCGC motif-containing (lipo)protein: protein MNGGLGTMRQAFATLLASTLLLLSLTACGGGSKGAAGGTDTNQMQHGELHITTSGDFQERTASREVLPSFLEGQHEYVVLAYKAVSEHPELLDGMPCYCGCGESAGHRSNRDCFIHELKEDGSIVWDDHGTKCNVCLEIAVESIQLQQTGKSAADIRTWIDEKYREGYAKPTDTPFPS, encoded by the coding sequence ATGAATGGAGGACTTGGAACGATGAGACAAGCGTTTGCTACGCTGCTGGCGTCTACGCTTCTATTACTCTCGTTAACCGCCTGCGGCGGTGGGAGCAAGGGCGCAGCCGGCGGAACTGATACGAATCAAATGCAGCATGGCGAGTTACATATTACCACTAGCGGGGACTTCCAGGAACGAACGGCTAGCCGGGAGGTCCTGCCTTCTTTTTTGGAGGGTCAGCATGAATATGTCGTTCTCGCGTACAAAGCTGTCAGTGAGCATCCCGAGCTGCTGGATGGAATGCCCTGCTATTGCGGCTGCGGGGAATCGGCAGGTCATCGCAGCAATCGGGACTGCTTCATTCACGAGCTGAAGGAGGACGGCTCTATCGTCTGGGATGACCACGGGACAAAATGCAACGTATGTCTGGAAATCGCCGTAGAATCGATTCAGCTGCAGCAGACTGGCAAATCGGCCGCGGACATCCGTACATGGATCGACGAGAAGTATCGGGAGGGCTACGCCAAGCCGACGGATACGCCGTTTCCATCATAA
- the namA gene encoding NADPH dehydrogenase NamA, which yields MTQTKLFSPYTIKNVTLKNRIVMSPMCMYSSYNRDGKVTDWHRVHYPSRAAGQVGLIMLEATAVAPEGRISYQDLGIWSDEHIEGLQEIVRLIHHHEAKVAIQLAHAGRKAELEETIIAPSAIPFPGMKTPKEASKDDIAHIVASFKDGARRAKAAGFDIIEIHGAHGYLISEFLSPLANKRSDEYGGSADNRYRLLREIIEAVKTEWSGPIFVRVSANEYHEEGNSLEQYIEFAAHMKEQGVDLIDCSSGGIVPASIDVYPGYQVNLADRIRNEAGIPTGAVGLISSGLQAEEILGNGRADLIFIGRELLRNPYWPLNAAKELGAEIERPQPYHRA from the coding sequence ATGACCCAAACCAAATTGTTCTCGCCTTACACCATTAAAAATGTAACTCTAAAGAACCGGATCGTCATGTCGCCGATGTGCATGTACTCCTCCTATAACCGCGACGGCAAAGTCACCGACTGGCATCGGGTGCATTATCCAAGCCGCGCCGCCGGACAGGTTGGCTTGATTATGCTTGAAGCAACCGCCGTGGCGCCCGAAGGCCGGATCTCCTATCAGGATCTGGGCATTTGGAGCGACGAGCATATCGAGGGGCTGCAGGAAATCGTCCGCCTCATCCATCATCACGAGGCCAAAGTGGCAATTCAGCTGGCTCATGCTGGAAGAAAAGCCGAGCTGGAAGAAACGATTATCGCCCCTTCCGCCATTCCCTTCCCAGGCATGAAAACGCCAAAGGAAGCTTCCAAAGACGATATTGCTCATATCGTTGCGTCTTTTAAAGACGGGGCGCGTCGTGCCAAGGCAGCCGGGTTCGATATCATCGAAATTCATGGCGCCCACGGCTATTTGATCAGCGAGTTCCTCTCTCCGCTTGCGAACAAGCGCAGCGATGAATACGGCGGCAGCGCAGATAACCGTTATCGCCTGCTGCGCGAAATTATCGAAGCGGTGAAAACGGAATGGAGCGGCCCCATCTTCGTACGCGTCTCCGCGAATGAGTACCATGAGGAAGGCAACTCCCTGGAGCAATATATTGAATTCGCTGCGCACATGAAGGAGCAAGGAGTGGACCTGATCGATTGCAGCTCTGGCGGGATCGTACCAGCTTCCATCGACGTATATCCCGGCTACCAGGTCAATTTGGCCGATCGGATTCGAAACGAAGCCGGCATCCCAACTGGAGCAGTCGGCCTTATCTCCAGCGGCCTGCAGGCGGAAGAAATCCTCGGCAACGGCCGGGCTGATCTTATTTTCATCGGCCGGGAACTGCTGCGCAATCCGTATTGGCCGCTGAACGCAGCTAAGGAGCTGGGTGCTGAAATCGAGCGTCCTCAGCCGTACCATCGCGCATAA